In Microbacterium sp. No. 7, the genomic window TCGATGAGGTGCCCGTCGCGCGTGCGGTACCCCTCGCTGATCAGCTTGTGCTGACCGTGCATCGGGAACGCCGTGAGCGCGGGGGCGGTGGTACGGGTCGGGACGGTGGGGGAGGTCGTCATGCCGTCTTCTTCTCTCGTCGCATCTCGGTGGCCGCTCCCCGCATCTCCCGCGTGAGCGCCGCGTCGTAGCCCGCGCACACCGACTCCCACGAGTAGGTCTCGGTCGCGCGCGCCCGTGTCACGGCGGTCAGCCGCTCCTGCAGCGCCGGGTCGGAGATGAGCCTCGTGACCCCCGCGGCGATCGACGCCGGCTCGGGCTGCACGAACACGGCGCCGTCGTCGCTGAGCACCTCGCGGTTGTACAGGGTGTCGCGGGCGACGACCGGCGCGCCGGCAGCCATCGCCTGCACGAGCGCCGGGTTCGTGCCGCCGACGGAGTGGCCGTGGAAGTAGGCGCCCGCGTGCTGCCACAGGGCGAGCAGGCGCTGGTCGTCGCTGATGTGGCCGAGCCAGCGCACGCGCGGGCGCGCGGCGGCGAGCGCCTCGACGGCCTCGTCGAGCTCGCCGCCGTAGCCGCTCGATCCGACGATCACGACGTCGTGCTCCTCGGCGATCTGTTCGGCCGCGGCGATGAACTCGGGGATCGTGTTCTCCGGCACGAAGCGGGCCACGACGAGCACGTAGCCGCGGTGCGCCAGCCCCGGCTCCACGGGGAGCGCGGGCGGCACATCGCCGCCGTAGGGGATGAAGTCGCCGTCGAGGCCGAACTCGTCCTTCCATCGGGCGGCGATGACGGTCGAGTCGTAGACCATGCTCGTGCCGAAGCGCGCGGTGAAGCGGGCGCCCGTGTGGAACACGGCCTTGGCGAGCCGGCCCCACTTGGCGCGGTCCCATTCGATGCCGTCGACGTTGACGACGGTGGGGATGCCGCGGGCCTTGAGGATCGGCAGCCAGAACCCGTTCGCGACGTTCATCACGAGCGCGACGTCGGGCCGGCGCCGGGCGGCGTGGAAGACCGACGTGAACCCGTAGGAGAGGGTGCTGAGCGACTTCGTGTCGGTGCCGCGCGTCGTCACGGTGCGCACGCGCGGGTCGCGGGTCGGGTCGTCGTCGCGCGTCGCGCCGTCGCGGCCGTACACGGTGACGTCCCATCCGTGGTCGACGAGGTACGGGGCGAGCTTGCGCACCGCCGTCTCGAACCCGCCGTAGTACGAGGGATACCCTCGGGTGCCGATGATCGCGACAGATCTCGTCATGGTGTCGTTCGCTCCTTCGCCAGCTCGGATTCTGATGCCGTGTCTGTGGGCTCGGGCGCGTGCGGCGTCTGAGCGGTCGTGGCCTGCTTCTTCGGCGCCCCGCCGCGCGATCCCCGCGCCCCGCGGATGCGGGCGACGCCGTCGATCACGTCGCGGAGGTCGCGGCGGGCCTGCGGCCACAGCACGAAGAGGAGGGCAGCGACGGCGAGCATGATCGCGGTGCCGACGAGCAGGTTCACGAGCGGATGCCAGGGCTGCAGCCACGTCGAGATGACGAGGCCCGGCGCCGCGGAGGCGGCGACGATGAGCAGGAAGCGCAGGCCGGTGCCGAACATCTGCCGCGTGGGCACGCCCTCCACGCGGCGGGTCCAGAGCAGGGCGACCGGCCACTGAACGGCGAGCGCGAGCGAGTATCCCGCGGCGACGCCGAGCACGCCCCACAGGCTGCCGACGAGCACGAGGCCGATCATCACGCTCCGCATCACGAGCGTGTAGCGGAAGTAGGCGCCCGTGATGGCGCGCGAGAGGAAGACCCACGTGACGGCGTAGGTGACGACGTGGAACGCGCCGCCGATCGCGAGGAGCTGGAAGATCGGCACGGCGCCGGTCCAGTCGGCCCCGAGCACGAGGCCGATGAGCGGCAGCGCCTGCGAGGCCGCGAAGCCGAGGATGAACAGCACGGCGAGCACGAGGATCTTCTGCGCGCGCAGGAGATAGGCCGCGTAGCGGGGCGGGTCGTCCTGCAGCCGCGACAGCGTCGGCAGGGCGACGCGCTTGAGCGGCGCGTTGATCTGCATGACCGGCACCATCAGCAGCTGGTAGGCGCGGTTGTAGAGGCCGAGCGCGGCGGGCGTCGTGGTCACGCCGAGCACGACGGTGTCGACGTTCTTGCTCGAGTAGATGAGCATCTCGGCCCAGAACAGGTTCCAGCCGTAGCGCACGAACGGGCGGATGGAGACGTCGCGTCGCGGCAGCCGCGGCAGCCACCGGCCGAGGATCATCACGATGACGAGCCCGAGCACGGCGTTGGTGAGCTGCTGCAGCACGAGGGCGAAGACGCCGACGCCCGTCGCCGCGGCCGTGATGCCGACCACGAGGCCCGCGGCGAGACTGATGAGATCGGCCGCCGTGATGGCGAGGTAGCGCATCTCGCGCGTGAGGTTCGCCTGGTACTGGGTCGCCATGCCGTTGAGCAGCAGCACGGGCGCGAGCCCGTGCACGAGCGGCACGAGCGCCGGCTGCCCGAAGAGCGCCGAGATGGGCACGGCGAGCGCGAAGAGCAGCACGGCGAGGCTCGCGCCGATCGCCGTGTTGAGCCAGAACAGCGCGTTCCGCTCGGGCACGCTCAGGGCCTTCGCCTGGATCGCCGCGTTCGACAGGCCGAAGTCGCGGATCACCTCGCCGAGCCCCACGAAGACGAGCACCATCGCGATGAGGCCGAAGTCCTCGGGGCCCAGCAGCCGGGCGAGCACGACCGTGCCGGCCAGCTGCAGCGCGACGCGCACGCCCTGCGAGCCGAGCGTGATCACGCCGCCGCGTGCCGCCGTCGACGACAGCGACTTCTGCGCGGCAGGCTTTTCGGGTTTCACGGATCCCCCATCGGTCTGAGATCAGCAGGAATGGTCAGCAACAAGAGATGCAGCGACACTGCCGCAGGCGAGTGGGACACTCGGGTCGGGGATGCCGGGTGCGCGCGAAGGCCCCGGGCTGAGGTCAGCTCTGCACGACGATGGCTCCGATCAGGGGGTTGTCCAGACTGCGGACCAGATGGGCGGCGCTGCGCACGTCGGCGCGACGGTCGACCTGCGGGGTGACCGTGAGCCCGACGACGACGCCCGGCGCGTCGACGATCGACGCGGTGCCGGGCTCGTCGAGCAGGGCGGGCGCGTGGATCACGATCGCGTCGTAGCCGCGGCGGAGACGGGAGAGGATGCCGGCGAGCGCGTCGTGGCGCACTCCGTCGTCGCCCGTCGTCGTCCCCGCGGTCAGCACCTCGCCGACGCCGTCGAGCGCGACGACCGACGGCTCGGCCTCGGGGCTCGCGAGGAGCTCGGCGAGGCCGGCGCGGCCGGACAGCCCGAGCGCCTGCCCGAGTCCTCCGTGCGCGAGGTCGGCGTCGACGAGCAGCGTGCGCGCCCCCGCGGCGGCGAACGCCCGGGCGACCCCGACCGCCGCGCTCGGCTCGGCCGACCGGCTCGTCGTCGAGGTGAGCACGACGACCCGTGCGGCGGGGAAGTGCGCGGCGACGAGCGAGCGCAGCAGCCGCGCCGGCTCGGGCGGGACCGCGCCGGTCTCGCCCGGTGAGAGCGGGCCCAGCTCGTCGAGCCCGTAGCCGTCGAGGCGCTCGCCGGGGCGCACCCGGCCGCCGGCGCGCAGCGCGAGCCACGCGATCGCGAGCCCGAGGGCGCCGCCGGCGACGGCGCCGCCCGCCATCGCGAGGGGCGCGGGCAGGTCGATCCGCGGCGATCCGGGCGCGGCCTCGCGCAGCAGGCTCGCCGAGATCACGCCGACCTGCGTGGGCATCTCGGGCATGCTGCCCGCGTTGAGGCGCTCCATGAACGTCGTCGCGAGCGCGTTCGCGAGCACGGCGGCGCGCTCGGGGTCGTCGTCGGTGACCGAGATCGTGACGATGGGCGACGTGCGGCCGCTCGCGATGCTCGTCATGCGGGCGACGTCGTCGGTCGTGAGGCCGGCGACGTCGCCGCCCAGCTCGTCCATCGCGTCGTCCAGGATGAGGGGGGTGCGGATGAGCGCCGTGTAGCCGTTGGTGATCTGCGCGATGAGCACCTGCGTGTCGGCGAGCTGCGTGCTGGGGTCGACGGACCCCGCGTCCACGCCCACGAGCAGCACGGCCTCCGCGGTGTTCCGCTCGGCCAGCTCGCCGGCGACCACGGAGCCGGCCGCCAGGCCGACCGCCGCTCCCGCGAGCGCGAGGCCGATGCCGAGCGCGATACGTCTTGCAGTCACCACGGGGGACGCTTCCTTCCGGTCGGGGGACCAGTCATTGCTCACGATATAGCCGCGTCATGCGCGGATCGGGCCGGATAGGACGCCGTACAGCAAGGGTTTCCAAACCCGAAACGATCCTGTTTCATCCGCGTCTCGTAGGCGTCGCCCGACGGCATCCGATCACCCTCTCCCGGCCTCGCGCAGGGCGCTGAGGTACACCTTGCGATGCGCCCTGGCGACCGCCGGCCAGTCGCGCGCCGACAGCTCGGGGCGACCCCGCAGGCTCCGCGCGCGCACGTCCCGCAGAGCCTGCGCGAGGCCCGGTGCGTCGAGACGGTCGTAGAAGACGAACCACTCGCGGCCGACCTCGTCGGCGATCGCCTCGTTGACCGGCGACCTCGGCACGAGCACGGGCCGGTCGACCGAGAGCGCGGCGAGCAGCACGCCGCTGTTGAGCATGCGCCGGTAAGGGAAGACGACGAGCTCGGCGGCGGAGATCTCG contains:
- a CDS encoding glycosyltransferase, with protein sequence MTRSVAIIGTRGYPSYYGGFETAVRKLAPYLVDHGWDVTVYGRDGATRDDDPTRDPRVRTVTTRGTDTKSLSTLSYGFTSVFHAARRRPDVALVMNVANGFWLPILKARGIPTVVNVDGIEWDRAKWGRLAKAVFHTGARFTARFGTSMVYDSTVIAARWKDEFGLDGDFIPYGGDVPPALPVEPGLAHRGYVLVVARFVPENTIPEFIAAAEQIAEEHDVVIVGSSGYGGELDEAVEALAAARPRVRWLGHISDDQRLLALWQHAGAYFHGHSVGGTNPALVQAMAAGAPVVARDTLYNREVLSDDGAVFVQPEPASIAAGVTRLISDPALQERLTAVTRARATETYSWESVCAGYDAALTREMRGAATEMRREKKTA
- a CDS encoding lipopolysaccharide biosynthesis protein, which gives rise to MKPEKPAAQKSLSSTAARGGVITLGSQGVRVALQLAGTVVLARLLGPEDFGLIAMVLVFVGLGEVIRDFGLSNAAIQAKALSVPERNALFWLNTAIGASLAVLLFALAVPISALFGQPALVPLVHGLAPVLLLNGMATQYQANLTREMRYLAITAADLISLAAGLVVGITAAATGVGVFALVLQQLTNAVLGLVIVMILGRWLPRLPRRDVSIRPFVRYGWNLFWAEMLIYSSKNVDTVVLGVTTTPAALGLYNRAYQLLMVPVMQINAPLKRVALPTLSRLQDDPPRYAAYLLRAQKILVLAVLFILGFAASQALPLIGLVLGADWTGAVPIFQLLAIGGAFHVVTYAVTWVFLSRAITGAYFRYTLVMRSVMIGLVLVGSLWGVLGVAAGYSLALAVQWPVALLWTRRVEGVPTRQMFGTGLRFLLIVAASAAPGLVISTWLQPWHPLVNLLVGTAIMLAVAALLFVLWPQARRDLRDVIDGVARIRGARGSRGGAPKKQATTAQTPHAPEPTDTASESELAKERTTP